The following nucleotide sequence is from Paeniglutamicibacter kerguelensis.
GAAAATGACCTCGTCCTGCACGCCGTCGTCGTCCTGGCCGGCAAAAGTCGCCAGGATCTGGGTCAGCGCACCGAGCGAACCGGCGCCCGTGACGATGTCGTCGGCCGGAACGTCCAGGAACCCGGCCAGCGCATTGCGCAGCTTGGTCGAGAGCGGGTCCGGGTAGCGGTTCAGCGAAACCTGTTCGCGGATTGCATCGAGCACCGCGGGGATGGGCGGCAACGGGTTCTCGTTGGAGGAAAGCTTGAAAGCCTCCAGTCCCGACACCTCGGTCGGCGGCTTCCCGGCAGCATACTTCGGCATCCGCCCAATGATGGTGCGGGGCTGGACCGGATCGTGGGATACAGGGTTTTGCGTGGTCATGGTCACAGCCTATCGAATTGGGTCGCTGAGAAGCGGCTGGAAAGTTTGCGTGTATGCCGACGGCACACATAAACCTATGTAATCATGGGGCCATGATTGCGATTATTCTCCGTGTGGTTATCAATGCCCTGGGCTTGGCCGTTGCCGCGTGGATCGTGCCGGGCGTCGAAGTCACCCCGGCGCCAACCCACGACAAGACGCTCGGCATAGTTGTTGGATACCTTACGGTGGGCCTGATTTTCGGTCTGGTCAACGCGCTGGTCCGCCCCATCGTGCAGCTCCTGTCGCTGCCCATCACGTGCCTCACGCTGGGACTGTTTGCCATTGTCATCAACGCCGGCATGCTCATGTTGACCTCATGGATCACCACCTACATGCCGTTCGGCCTGCACGTGGACAAGTTCTTCTGGGATGCAATCATCGCTTCCCTGATCATTTCGCTGGTCTCCGCACTGATCGGTTGGCTCACCCCCAGCCGGAAGTAACCGGAGGAACGCCTTTCGGCTTTTCCTTCAGCGGCCGGCCCCTCGGTGCGGGCTTAGGTTCCGCGGAGGCCTTGCCCGAGGGCACGACCCGCCTCAACTGGTAGGAACGCACGGTCAGGCCGCCGGACCCGGCCAGCAGCGTCTCCAGCCGCCCCGTGGATTCGACGATGCCGGGGTCCGTGGCACCCCGGAGATCGCGGGCATGTTCCCGGTAGTTGGACAACTTGTGCGCCTGCCCGAATCCCGTGTTCGGCATTTCCTCCTCCTGGCCGGGGCCATCGAAATAGACGGTGACTCGGTTCCGTCCGGCTGGATTCGGTGAACCGTCGGTCCCCGGCACCATGTCCCGGCGGTCTTCCAGGTGAAGCGCCTTTGTCATTTTCGGCAGCGCCGCCAGCGCCACCGGGGATCCCACCGTCAAGACATAGGACACGTCGAAGGTGTCGCTGAGCCGGCTGTCTCCGGCGAGGTTCGCCGCGTGGATCCCGCCCTGGCTGTATCCGCTGAGCACCACAGTGTCCCCCGGCTTGGCCCCCGCCTGCACCAGCGCTTCCCCCACCGCCACCGCGATGTGCTGGGACCCGAAGCCCATGCCCTC
It contains:
- a CDS encoding phage holin family protein; the protein is MIAIILRVVINALGLAVAAWIVPGVEVTPAPTHDKTLGIVVGYLTVGLIFGLVNALVRPIVQLLSLPITCLTLGLFAIVINAGMLMLTSWITTYMPFGLHVDKFFWDAIIASLIISLVSALIGWLTPSRK